A region of the Lachancea thermotolerans CBS 6340 chromosome E complete sequence genome:
AAAAAAGTGCCAATCAAGAGTAGTCCGTTGAGCGCATTGAACCACATTGGTACCACGGGACGCGACGAAGTGCGCGACAGTTGGCTGATGAACCAATTGATGTTGACAAATGGGGTGCTCGCCTCAAAGATCAGGAACTTTCCAACCCACGACTGACAGAATGGACGCAGCGCCAGCACGAACACGTACAGCGACGCCATAGCGTGGCCCAGAAACCCGATCCCAAACAGCGAGAAGTGCTTTAAACACACATACAGGTCCCACAGGAAGTACCCGCACGTAATGGCAGATATCATCGACGTGTACGAGTCCTGGTAGGACACAATGCTCAACGAGAGCGGCTGGAACAAGATTGGCCATGTTAGCCCCAAGCTCACCACGCACTGGAACATTGACACAGTATGGATGTCGAAGTTGAGCCGCGCGTCCTTATCTTTGAGCTCGGTGTAGTGACGTCCGAACACGAGCGCATTCACGCGGGGCACCAGCCACCTGCTCAGAACCACCTGGTACACCAGGAAAGATCCGATGATCTCTAGGGAGTGGCGCACAAGCAGGTTGTCGCTGCCGGCAAACGgcgagaacttcaagaatgGGTCTTCCATGGGTAGCTTCGAAAATACTTTCGCGAAAATACTGTCAACTAAGATCCACACAACACCTCTGAGTACAGTCTTttaaaacttttgaatGGTC
Encoded here:
- the TDA4 gene encoding Tda4p (similar to uniprot|P47153 Saccharomyces cerevisiae YJR116W Hypothetical ORF) is translated as MEDPFLKFSPFAGSDNLLVRHSLEIIGSFLVYQVVLSRWLVPRVNALVFGRHYTELKDKDARLNFDIHTVSMFQCVVSLGLTWPILFQPLSLSIVSYQDSYTSMISAITCGYFLWDLYVCLKHFSLFGIGFLGHAMASLYVFVLALRPFCQSWVGKFLIFEASTPFVNINWFISQLSRTSSRPVVPMWFNALNGLLLIGTFFVVRVLWGFTAIAILCAKLWEARKVLPTWIPTTVITLNLSLDALNLFWLSKMIKIAKKMASGSKQKGH